TACCGCCTTTATCTTTAGGCTGTACAGCAATCGAGATTACTGGCGTTGGGAATACCATTGGCTCAAGTGTAACTGGGTGCTTAGGATCACATAGTGTGTGACCTGTTTGTACGTTTTTCATACCTACGATTGCAATGATGTCACCAGCTTGTGCTGAAGTTAACTCTTTACGCTCGTCAGCTTGCATCTCAACCATACGGCCAACACGCTCAGTTTTACCAGTAAACGCATTAAGGATAGTATCACCCTTGTTAAGTTTACCAGAGTATATACGTACGAATGTTAATGCACCAAAACGGTCATCCATGATCTTAAATGCTAACGCTTTGAACGGCTCATCAGCAGATACGATTGCGAATTCACCATTTTCGTTACCTTCTTCGTCCATAAGAGGTTGAGGATCAACTTCTGTAGGCGCAGGTAAGTAATCAACAACAGCGTCAAGTACTAGTTGAACACCTTTGTTTTTGAATGCAGAACCACAGAATGTAGGGAAGAAAGCAAGATCACGAGTACCTTTACGGATACAACGTTTAATATCTGCAATAGAAGGTACTTCACCTTCCATGTAAGCTTCCATTAGGTCATCGTCTTGCTCAACAGCAGTTTCGATAAGCATTTCGTGGTATTCTTCAACTTTGTCTACCATATCGGCAGGAACGTCTTGAATTTCGTAGTTTTCAGGAAGACCAGTGTCATCCCAAACGTATGCTTTTTTCTCTAGTACGTCTACAACACCAACGAAATCGTCTTCGATACCGATTGGTAGAGTCATAACTAGTGGTACAGCACCAAGTACGTTACGTACTTGCTCAGTTACACGGTAAAAATCAGCACCCATACGGTCTAATTTGTTTACGAAGATAATACGTGCAACTTCTGATTCGTTAGCGTAACGCCAGTTAGTTTCTGATTGTGGCTCAACACCACCAGAACCACAGAATACACCAACACCGCCGTCTAATACTTTAAGTGAACGGTAAACTTCAACTGTGAAGTCAACGTGTCCAGGAGTATCGATAACGTTGAAACGGTGATCTTTCCAGAAACAGCTTACTGCCGCAGACTGGATAGTAATACCGCGCTCAGCTTCTTGATCCATGAAGTCAGTAGTAGATTCACCATCATGAACCTCACCTGTTTTATGGATAGTACCTGTAAGCTTCAGGATACGCTCAGTAGTAGTGGTTTTACCCGCATCAACGTGCGCGAAAATACCAATGTTTCTGTACTTCGATAAATCTGCCATTATTTTACTCTTAATAAAGTCGATAAATTATTCGGCGGGAGTATAGCATTACTTAAAGCGAACATCACCATACAAGTCGCTTAAAATGCAATCAATTCAATAAAATTTTTTTAGATTTACATCACGTACAGGTTAAATAGCACTGATTATTATGTAACCCATTAAAAATAATGCGTTTTATTCTTTTAATCTGAAGAGCGCTCAGTTACTTAATTATTTTGTAACCACCTTCGTAGTGCACAATACTGACGCCGTAATAATCTGCCGCCAGCCCGTTAATTTTGATT
The genomic region above belongs to Pseudoalteromonas sp. MM1 and contains:
- the fusA gene encoding elongation factor G produces the protein MADLSKYRNIGIFAHVDAGKTTTTERILKLTGTIHKTGEVHDGESTTDFMDQEAERGITIQSAAVSCFWKDHRFNVIDTPGHVDFTVEVYRSLKVLDGGVGVFCGSGGVEPQSETNWRYANESEVARIIFVNKLDRMGADFYRVTEQVRNVLGAVPLVMTLPIGIEDDFVGVVDVLEKKAYVWDDTGLPENYEIQDVPADMVDKVEEYHEMLIETAVEQDDDLMEAYMEGEVPSIADIKRCIRKGTRDLAFFPTFCGSAFKNKGVQLVLDAVVDYLPAPTEVDPQPLMDEEGNENGEFAIVSADEPFKALAFKIMDDRFGALTFVRIYSGKLNKGDTILNAFTGKTERVGRMVEMQADERKELTSAQAGDIIAIVGMKNVQTGHTLCDPKHPVTLEPMVFPTPVISIAVQPKDKGGNEKMGIAIGKMVAEDPSFQVETDEDSGETILKGMGELHLDIKVDILKRTYGVDLIVGQPQVAYRETITREIEDSYTHKKQSGGSGQFGKIDYRIKPGEANSGFTFTSSVVGGNVPKEFWPAVEKGFKSMMNEGVLAGFPVLDVEVELFDGGFHAVDSSAIAFEIAAKGAFRQSIPKAGAQLLEPIMKVDVFTPEDHVGDVIGDLNRRRGMLSNQEAGLTGVRIKADVPLSEMFGYIGSLRTMTSGRGQFSMEFSHYAACPQNVADTVIAAEKEKKAAK